DNA from Halobaculum sp. XH14:
GTACCCCTCCCGGTAGGTCGGGTACGTCAGGTCGTAGCCCAGGTCGTGCAGCTTCGCGTTCCGACAGCGTTTGCTCGTCCGAACGCGTCGTTCGGCGGCCGGCGAGAGGTCGCCCGCCTCGATTCGCTCCGCCTTCGCCCGTTTTTCCGGACGGGCCACGCGGGCTTCGTCCGCGAGCCAGTCCGCGAAGGCCCACTTGTCGGCGGGTTCGTCGTCCGCGACGAGCACGACTTCCCCGCGGGCCCCGTCAGTTTCGATGAGATGCGCGACGGCCCCGGCCGCGTCCTCGCGGTGGATCATGTTCAGGTAGCCGGCAGTTACCGGGCCCTCGAGATACCGATCGAGCCGGAAGCGGTCGGGGCCGTACAGTCCCGCGAACCGGACGACCGTCCCGTCGATTCCGTGGTCTGCCGCCGACTCCAGTACTAGCCGCTCGGCCTCGACCAGCACCTCGGTCTTTTCGGTCGTCGGGTCCAGCGGCGTCTCCTCGTCGACCCAGTCGCCGCCGTGGTCGCCGTACACGCCGGTACTCGACGTGTAGATCACGCGCTCGGGCGGATCGGTCCGTGAGCCGTACTCCGCGAGCACGTTCGAGAGCCCCTCGACGTACACCTCCCGTGCCGCGTCCGCCCCGCGACCGCCCGTGCTCGCTGCGAACACGAGGACGTCCCCGTCGGGGAGCGATCCGAGCGACGCCGGTTCGGTGACGTCCGCCTCGACGGCGTCCGCTCCGGCTTCGCTGACTGCAGCCAGGCCGGCCGCCGACCTTCGGACGCCCGTCACGTCGTGTCCGTCGGCCAGCAACTGTCGCGCGAGTTCGAGCCCCACGTAGCCACACCCCAGGACGACGACACGCATCTCAGCGCTTGCGCTCGAGGACGAGCGCGTGGATCGACGCCAGTTCGGCGAGCGTGAGTCGCGCTCTGCCTTCCAGCGCCTGCTGGACCTCCTGACCCGTGAGATCCTGGTCGATGTTCGCCGCGATGGTGTCGACGTCGAGGATGGCGGTCACCATCTCCATCATCAGGTGATCGCGCACCTCGAACGCGAGGTCCTCGGCGGGTGCATCCTCCAGGAGCGCCAGCAGCGTCGCAGCCTCGGCGAGTCTGATATCGGCGACGTCGCCGGCCGCGACGGCTTCGACGGTCGCCTCGTCGAGCCCGGTCGCCTCGGCGGTTTCGTCGGGGCCGTACTCCGCCACGACGGCGGCCAGTTCCTCGGCGTAGGCCGCGAGGAGTTCCGCCTCGGTCGCCCCCTCGGGTTCGCCGTGGGCGTCATAGAGCATACCGACCTCTCCCCGCCGCGCGGCCAAAACGGTTGTCACTACGAGGGACATCGTCATGGCGGTCGAGCGGGAACGCGAAGGGAGGCCGTCACGTTGCCACATCGCACCCGGAAACGCCGTCATCCGGGCACGGCCAACCGGCCGAGCGTTCGTCCGCGTTGCCATCGACGTCGCCGACGCCGCCCGCACCGGTCGGAACGGCGACCAGAACGACGGTCTCGGTTCGGAACGAGACCCGCTCGTTTCGTCCGACCAGTTCGGGTTCCCCGTCGCCGTCGGCGTCGAACCGGACGGCGTCGCCGTCACGGACGTATCGGAGAACCGAGCCCGTCCCGTCGGGCGGACCCGTTCGCGCCTCGACGGTGAACCGGGGGTAGTAGCCACGGACTTCGACGCCCCAGACGTTCACGGTCGCGTACCAGTAGCCGGGGACGGGTGCGACCGGCAGTCCTGCCACCACCGGCCCGACCGTCTCGTTCGCGTAGCGATCCCGAATCCGCCGTGCGGCACGGTCCGTCCCGGCCGCGACCGCCTCCCGGACGAGTTCCCTGGCCACCCGTCGTTCCGTCCCGACGGTTTCGTTCGTGAGACTCCGATCCACCGCCACGTTCGAGCTTTTCGCTACGTTCGTCGTGGCGATCCGGAGGCGGAGCGCGAGCCGGTCCCGTTCGTTCGGCGTCATCCGGCTCCGTCGACCGGCCGCGCGTGCGACGGCGTCCGCGTACGTCCCGTTCGTCGCCGCGACCGCTCTCGCCCCGGTCCCGGCGAACTCCGCGTCGGCTTCCCGGAGAACCATTCCCCGGTCACTGGCAGACAGACGTCCCCCGCCTTCGGCTTCGAGCACCTGATTCGCCCGCGCCCGGACCCGTGACATCGACCCGGCCACGGCCGTCGCCAGTTCGTCGCGCTGCCGACGCAACGTTCGGTTCTGCCGCGCGTCCAGCGTGCGATTGGCCCTGATGAGCGCGAGCCCGCCAGTCCGAAGCGACGCGGTCTCTCCCTCGGAAAAGACCGTCTCGGTCACCGCGTCCGCGGCGTCGCCGCTCGGAACGGTGAAGACGTTCGTGTTCCGCGCCGCGAGCGGGTAGACACGGCTCCCGTCCTCGACCCCGTCCAGTCGACTCCCCTCCACCGCGGTCACCGTGAGATAGCTGGGCTCCGTATCGGGCGTCAGGACGACCGGCCCCGCGAGCCGTCCGCCGACCGGTCGGGGCTCCGGCGTGAGGCGATCGGCCGTGACCGAGGCTACGTCGTCGAGGTTCCCGGCGAGTGGGACGCCGCTACCATCGAGCACCTGCCGGAACTCGTCGTTTCTATCGCTCACCCCACCGGCACGCTGGTCGAGTCGAGCGAGCACCCGGTCGACGTACGCCGCCCGTGCCGCGACACGTGCGTTGTCGGCGACGCCGTCGTAGCTGGATGGTGGGGAAACGAGCGACGAACGTCGCTCCCGAATCTCCGCGACGAGTGCGGCAGGGGCGTTGGCGTCGCCGGCCGCGACCGCCTCCCGGTCGACCGTGACCGTCACGTTTCGGATCTCCTCCCGGAGGAAGGCGACGTCGGCGTACACCCACTCGTCCAGTTCGGCCGGTCGGTCCCCCGACAGCGTCACGGTCGTCGTGTCGTCGCGCCCGTGAACGGCCGACCGTGCAAGTTGCTCGATGGTGTTAGAGCCCGCAAGCCGGCCGAGTGCCTCGCCCCTGACGTCCGCGAGGTTCGGCCCGTCGAGCGCACCACCGCGGACGAACGCGGGCGACACGTTCCGGTCCGGCGCGGCGGCCGGCGGGAGATGAGCCGCCTCGATCCGGATTCTGACCTCGTGATCGTCGCGCCAGTGAACGCGGGTCGTCTCGATCCCGGCCGGAGTCCGCCAGGTTCGGACGGCCGTGTGTGTCACCTGGACGGCCACCGTCGTGTCGAGATACTCCCGTGGCGCCTTCGTGGCCGCCCCAGTTCTACCGAGCACCGTCGTCATCGAGTCCCGCCGCTCGTCGAGCAGCGTCACGTTCGGCCCCGGCGGTGACGGCGGCGGCCGGCGACCACGATCCGACGACGTGACGCGTGCCGTTCTGGTGACCTCCGCACGGTAGGCTCGGTCGATCTGGCGACCCATCTTCGAATCGATGAACCCCGCGAAGGCGACGTCTGCGGTGTGGTTCACCCCGACGGCGATCTGAGCATCCGTCGACGAGTTCGCGGGGTGTGGAATCCCGTCGTCCGATCCGCTCCCGCCGGCCGACGCCGCCGACAGCACCGTCTCCGTCCACACGGGCCCCTGTCGTGTGGCGGGGCCGACGAGGTCGGTCATCCCGACCCTGGCGGTCGCTCCGAGGACGCCAGCGCGACCTTCCGGGTCCGCTCGGCCGAACGCCGCACGCTGTTCGCGGAGCGCCGCGGCGTTGGTCGACAGTTCCACGTGCCTGTTTGCGAGCACGTTCTGCACCGGAGCGCCGCCGTACTGTGCAAGCCCTCTCGCCTGCGCGACCGCCGTGAGTCGCCACGTCAACTGTCTCCCGAGCCCCGGACCCTCCAGCGGACTCGCGTTCAGCCGTCGTTCGTACCGCCGTGTCCGTTCGTGCATCGCAAGCACCGGCACCGCGACCGTGACGACGTACGAGGTCCGCTCCGTCGCGACGACCCCGCCGTCGTTGCGGGCGGTCAACGTCACGTTTCGCACCGTGACGGTCATCGCGGTGCCGTCGTCGACGGACCGAACCCGGATGCGGCGTTTCGCCTCGTGGAGGTCCGCAGTCGAGTCGACTGCCGGGAGGCTCGCGGTGGCGACCGTCCGCCCGTCGTCGACCCGCGTCGTGGAGAGCGCTCGGGCGACCGACCCGTGGATCCGGAGTTTCAGGGCGTCCCGAAACGGGTCAGTTCGGTTGAGCGACCGGCCTACTGGGGTATCAGCAGGTTCGATCACCGGGTTCATCGCGGCCTCCCGTGCGGCGGCCGTCGCCGCCGCGCGGACGGCGGGTCGTGCCGAGGACTCGGCCCGCTCCAGCGTCTCGCTCGCCGCCGCGGTGCCGCCGACCGGCCCCGAGAGCGCGAGCGTGTTCGCGTAGGCGACGCTCCCGAGGAGGAGCACGACGCCGACCAGCGCGAACGGGACCCGCGCGCGATCGCTCGACCCAGCCGTCATGGAGCCCACGTCCTGACGACGATGACGACGCGACGGGACCGCTCGATCGACGTCGCGGATCGACCATCACTGGAACCCTCCCGACGGTCGGCATGGATCCGGTCGGCGACGGCCGGCCGGAGTCGGTCGTTCGCGGCGGCCGGACCGCCCGCTCGAAGGGCGTCGAGGGTGTCGATTCCGTAGAGCCGTCCCGCCCGACGATACCGGTGCTCGACGAGCCCCGGAAGGGGCGAGTCGTCCTGCAGAGCGAATCGCAGCTGTTCGGGCGGAAAGAGCGCCCGAACGAGAAACCCCGCGAGCCGGTCCTCCCGATCCGTCGCGCCGACGGTGTCGGTCGTCGTTCCGCCGGCGGCGGACGGCTGCACGCGGACGGGGACGGTCAATCGCGCCGCGTCTACCGCGCGGTCGCCAGGGGGTGCGGGGCCGACGGCGACCCCGCCGTGAACGTGTGACCCGGGGTACGGTTCCCACCTCGCGTCCACGCGCGTCCGAGCCGGCAGCGAGTTCAGCACGGCGCGGTGAACCGCGCGCCGGAACCCGCCGGACGCGTTCGTCAACGACTCACCGTCGATTCGAACGGACCGGAACGCCGCACGAGCGAGCAGTTCCGCGAGCGTCCCGTGGGCGACGCGGTCGAGTTCCCCGCTCGCGGCCGACGACGATGCCGTGTCCCCCGACCCGGGCTGGAGGGTGTAGGAGACGTTCGCGGTGGTCACCGAGAGCGTCTCCGCCGCGGCATCGGCACGGCCCTCCGGTACCGGCGGGTCACGAGCACCGACGACCGTGAGCGCGGCCGCGCTCACGAGGA
Protein-coding regions in this window:
- a CDS encoding SDR family oxidoreductase — its product is MRVVVLGCGYVGLELARQLLADGHDVTGVRRSAAGLAAVSEAGADAVEADVTEPASLGSLPDGDVLVFAASTGGRGADAAREVYVEGLSNVLAEYGSRTDPPERVIYTSSTGVYGDHGGDWVDEETPLDPTTEKTEVLVEAERLVLESAADHGIDGTVVRFAGLYGPDRFRLDRYLEGPVTAGYLNMIHREDAAGAVAHLIETDGARGEVVLVADDEPADKWAFADWLADEARVARPEKRAKAERIEAGDLSPAAERRVRTSKRCRNAKLHDLGYDLTYPTYREGYRSAVEATSETSSD
- a CDS encoding DUF7284 family protein, which translates into the protein MTATALDAGLCLLLVSAAALTVVGARDPPVPEGRADAAAETLSVTTANVSYTLQPGSGDTASSSAASGELDRVAHGTLAELLARAAFRSVRIDGESLTNASGGFRRAVHRAVLNSLPARTRVDARWEPYPGSHVHGGVAVGPAPPGDRAVDAARLTVPVRVQPSAAGGTTTDTVGATDREDRLAGFLVRALFPPEQLRFALQDDSPLPGLVEHRYRRAGRLYGIDTLDALRAGGPAAANDRLRPAVADRIHADRREGSSDGRSATSIERSRRVVIVVRTWAP
- a CDS encoding DUF7286 family protein, producing MTAGSSDRARVPFALVGVVLLLGSVAYANTLALSGPVGGTAAASETLERAESSARPAVRAAATAAAREAAMNPVIEPADTPVGRSLNRTDPFRDALKLRIHGSVARALSTTRVDDGRTVATASLPAVDSTADLHEAKRRIRVRSVDDGTAMTVTVRNVTLTARNDGGVVATERTSYVVTVAVPVLAMHERTRRYERRLNASPLEGPGLGRQLTWRLTAVAQARGLAQYGGAPVQNVLANRHVELSTNAAALREQRAAFGRADPEGRAGVLGATARVGMTDLVGPATRQGPVWTETVLSAASAGGSGSDDGIPHPANSSTDAQIAVGVNHTADVAFAGFIDSKMGRQIDRAYRAEVTRTARVTSSDRGRRPPPSPPGPNVTLLDERRDSMTTVLGRTGAATKAPREYLDTTVAVQVTHTAVRTWRTPAGIETTRVHWRDDHEVRIRIEAAHLPPAAAPDRNVSPAFVRGGALDGPNLADVRGEALGRLAGSNTIEQLARSAVHGRDDTTTVTLSGDRPAELDEWVYADVAFLREEIRNVTVTVDREAVAAGDANAPAALVAEIRERRSSLVSPPSSYDGVADNARVAARAAYVDRVLARLDQRAGGVSDRNDEFRQVLDGSGVPLAGNLDDVASVTADRLTPEPRPVGGRLAGPVVLTPDTEPSYLTVTAVEGSRLDGVEDGSRVYPLAARNTNVFTVPSGDAADAVTETVFSEGETASLRTGGLALIRANRTLDARQNRTLRRQRDELATAVAGSMSRVRARANQVLEAEGGGRLSASDRGMVLREADAEFAGTGARAVAATNGTYADAVARAAGRRSRMTPNERDRLALRLRIATTNVAKSSNVAVDRSLTNETVGTERRVARELVREAVAAGTDRAARRIRDRYANETVGPVVAGLPVAPVPGYWYATVNVWGVEVRGYYPRFTVEARTGPPDGTGSVLRYVRDGDAVRFDADGDGEPELVGRNERVSFRTETVVLVAVPTGAGGVGDVDGNADERSAGWPCPDDGVSGCDVAT
- a CDS encoding DUF5791 family protein, translated to MLYDAHGEPEGATEAELLAAYAEELAAVVAEYGPDETAEATGLDEATVEAVAAGDVADIRLAEAATLLALLEDAPAEDLAFEVRDHLMMEMVTAILDVDTIAANIDQDLTGQEVQQALEGRARLTLAELASIHALVLERKR